A single region of the Planctomycetota bacterium genome encodes:
- the ssb gene encoding single-stranded DNA-binding protein, with product MAYFNKVLLMGNLTRDPELSYTPQGAAVCKLGLAVNNSYLTSSGERKEDPLFIDIVVWKKQAENCATFLKKGRPVFIEGRLQLDRWEKDGQKHSKMKVVANQVKFIGAKPKNDGMGGEETVREEMSSKEASPDELPDAGTDDDIPF from the coding sequence ATGGCATATTTCAACAAAGTTTTGTTGATGGGTAATTTAACACGTGACCCAGAATTGAGCTACACGCCACAAGGAGCGGCTGTTTGCAAGTTAGGGCTGGCCGTAAATAATTCGTATCTTACTTCCAGCGGAGAGCGTAAGGAAGACCCTTTGTTTATAGATATCGTGGTTTGGAAAAAGCAAGCTGAGAATTGTGCGACCTTTCTTAAGAAGGGTCGACCTGTATTTATTGAGGGCAGATTGCAATTAGACCGATGGGAAAAAGATGGGCAGAAGCACTCTAAAATGAAAGTGGTGGCTAACCAGGTTAAATTTATCGGAGCTAAGCCAAAGAACGATGGTATGGGTGGTGAGGAGACAGTAAGGGAAGAAATGTCTTCAAAAGAAGCGTCTCCGGATGAATTGCCTGACGCTGGAACTGACGATGATATCCCTTTTTAA
- a CDS encoding 30S ribosomal protein S18, translated as MMKKELKGKFKSRRPKQSFKKMGKCRFCKDKNKLIDYKDTQALQKFHNQQGKITTRRRNSNCIKHQRKVENAIKLARYMALIPYPGMR; from the coding sequence ATGATGAAGAAAGAATTAAAAGGGAAGTTTAAGAGTAGAAGGCCGAAGCAGAGTTTTAAGAAAATGGGTAAATGTCGTTTTTGTAAGGATAAAAATAAGTTAATAGATTACAAGGACACGCAAGCCCTGCAAAAGTTTCATAATCAGCAGGGTAAAATAACAACCCGCAGACGCAACAGTAACTGTATTAAACACCAGCGGAAGGTGGAAAATGCCATTAAATTAGCCCGGTATATGGCTTTGATACCATATCCGGGAATGAGATAG
- a CDS encoding ribose-phosphate pyrophosphokinase, which translates to MGLRNRLQVFSGRASAALSRKVCAKLGVKVGDIHIGTFPDGEIEVKVNDDVRGADVFVIQSTCTPSNDNLMELLIIIDCLKRASAERVTAVLPYFGYARQDRKAEGRVPITAKLVANMITKAGVDRVLTIDLHAAQIQAFFDIQLDHLYAAPVMIDYLQRLNIPNLTVVSPDVGGIKMARSYAKKLNAELAIVDKRRIGSKQTEVMHIIGDVAGKNVLLVDDMISTATTISEAAEVLRTKGAKNAYVCASHAVLSGNALDKLAKAKFKEVIITDTIPLSPSKVRPFIKVLSVSDLLGETIRRIHNSESVSSLFI; encoded by the coding sequence ATGGGCTTAAGAAATCGATTACAGGTTTTCAGCGGCAGGGCCAGCGCTGCCTTAAGCCGCAAGGTTTGCGCTAAATTAGGTGTCAAGGTAGGCGATATCCATATCGGCACCTTCCCGGACGGCGAAATAGAGGTTAAGGTTAATGACGACGTGCGCGGGGCTGATGTGTTCGTGATTCAGTCGACCTGCACGCCGAGTAATGATAATCTGATGGAGCTCCTGATTATCATAGATTGCCTGAAACGCGCCTCGGCTGAACGGGTGACTGCGGTATTGCCTTATTTTGGTTATGCCCGGCAGGACCGCAAGGCCGAAGGCCGTGTGCCCATTACCGCCAAGTTGGTGGCCAATATGATTACCAAGGCCGGGGTTGACCGGGTGCTGACTATAGATTTACACGCCGCGCAGATACAGGCGTTTTTTGATATCCAGCTGGACCATCTTTATGCCGCGCCGGTAATGATAGATTATCTTCAACGGCTGAATATACCAAACCTGACGGTGGTTTCGCCTGATGTGGGCGGCATCAAGATGGCGCGGTCGTATGCCAAGAAGTTAAATGCCGAACTGGCTATTGTTGATAAGAGGCGTATCGGTTCCAAACAAACTGAGGTAATGCATATTATCGGCGATGTGGCGGGCAAGAATGTTCTGCTGGTTGATGATATGATATCGACAGCCACGACCATCAGCGAGGCAGCTGAGGTTTTAAGAACCAAAGGCGCTAAGAACGCTTATGTTTGCGCCTCTCATGCGGTTCTGAGCGGCAATGCCTTGGATAAATTAGCCAAGGCGAAATTTAAAGAGGTGATTATTACTGATACGATACCTTTAAGCCCGTCTAAAGTAAGACCGTTTATAAAGGTGTTATCCGTGTCTGACTTGCTGGGTGAAACCATCAGGCGAATCCATAACAGCGAATCGGTGAGCTCGCTATTTATATGA
- a CDS encoding 50S ribosomal protein L25 yields the protein METISVKAELREKKGTKECRRMRLQSLVPAVIYGGKDVNQALVVNKKEALKLLGHTARLVDLVLPNKTEKVLVKELKYNAAEEYITHIDFARVAMDEFITVQIEIVLKGVPKGVKEGGVLEHTLKSISVKCLPTAIPEKIEVDVGNLELNGLIRVKDLILPKGVTTTVVPEVAVAGVHLPKVEEVAPPTPAEGAPAEPEVITAKKPVEEVEGEAGAKAPAAKQDAKAATPKESKEHKK from the coding sequence ATGGAAACGATTTCAGTGAAGGCGGAATTAAGAGAAAAGAAGGGCACCAAGGAATGCCGCAGAATGCGTCTTCAGAGTTTGGTTCCGGCCGTTATATACGGAGGCAAGGATGTCAACCAGGCGTTAGTGGTGAATAAAAAAGAAGCGTTAAAACTGCTTGGGCATACTGCGCGGCTTGTTGATTTGGTATTGCCGAATAAAACCGAGAAGGTTCTGGTGAAGGAACTCAAATACAATGCAGCCGAAGAGTATATTACGCATATTGATTTTGCCCGTGTGGCTATGGACGAATTCATTACGGTTCAGATAGAAATTGTTCTCAAGGGTGTTCCTAAAGGTGTTAAGGAAGGCGGTGTGCTGGAACATACACTTAAATCAATAAGTGTTAAATGCCTGCCTACGGCTATTCCCGAGAAAATTGAGGTGGATGTTGGCAATCTTGAATTAAATGGCTTGATTAGGGTTAAAGATTTGATATTGCCTAAGGGCGTTACTACCACGGTTGTGCCGGAGGTGGCGGTGGCTGGTGTGCACCTGCCGAAGGTGGAAGAGGTTGCACCGCCGACACCGGCTGAAGGCGCTCCAGCAGAACCGGAAGTGATTACCGCAAAGAAACCGGTTGAAGAAGTTGAAGGTGAAGCGGGCGCTAAGGCTCCGGCTGCCAAACAGGATGCCAAAGCCGCAACGCCCAAGGAATCTAAGGAACATAAGAAATAA
- the rplI gene encoding 50S ribosomal protein L9, translating into MEVLLRKDVKTLGNRGEVVKVRKGYARNYLFPQKLAFLSTKENLLELEREKKRLVRSEVEMVSNLKELAVKIENASCTIEVKANEEGVLFGSVSPQVIIDALAKENITGIKDEMIKMETPIKELGVYRIKIEPHPEISATCRLWVVEEAEAKTPRAES; encoded by the coding sequence ATAGAAGTATTGCTAAGAAAAGATGTTAAGACCCTGGGTAATCGTGGTGAAGTAGTTAAGGTCAGAAAGGGCTATGCCCGTAATTATCTTTTTCCTCAAAAACTGGCGTTCCTGTCGACCAAAGAAAACCTTTTAGAATTGGAAAGAGAAAAGAAACGCCTGGTTCGGTCCGAGGTTGAAATGGTGAGTAATCTTAAAGAGCTGGCCGTAAAGATAGAAAACGCTTCTTGTACAATTGAAGTAAAGGCAAATGAAGAGGGCGTTCTGTTTGGTTCTGTTTCACCCCAGGTAATTATTGATGCTTTGGCTAAAGAGAATATCACTGGCATTAAAGATGAGATGATAAAAATGGAAACGCCGATAAAAGAATTGGGTGTTTACCGTATTAAGATAGAGCCTCATCCTGAAATTTCAGCCACCTGTCGCTTATGGGTCGTAGAGGAAGCGGAAGCAAAGACACCTCGTGCTGAGTCTTAG
- the rpsF gene encoding 30S ribosomal protein S6, with protein sequence MMKTYEAMFLVDPSTASKDGKMPEYIHNMLDKYNAKILKEMKWADKNLAYKIKGHRRGTYYLSYFETEPENISKIRNECDLSTVIVRSLILFIEPSMKEKMLSSCKEPVASASAITAETKK encoded by the coding sequence ATGATGAAAACCTATGAGGCGATGTTTCTTGTTGATCCGTCAACAGCTAGCAAGGACGGCAAAATGCCCGAATATATCCATAACATGTTGGACAAGTATAACGCAAAAATACTTAAAGAGATGAAATGGGCTGATAAGAATCTGGCTTATAAGATAAAAGGACACCGGCGCGGTACTTATTATCTTTCATATTTTGAGACCGAGCCGGAGAATATCTCAAAAATCAGGAATGAATGTGATTTATCAACCGTTATTGTCAGGTCGTTAATTTTATTTATAGAGCCGTCAATGAAGGAAAAGATGCTGAGTAGTTGTAAAGAGCCAGTGGCGTCGGCCAGCGCTATAACCGCCGAAACCAAGAAATAA
- the dnaB gene encoding replicative DNA helicase, which translates to MATETIHSAKVTTVGDFQYPYDLNAESALLGSLILDNNQLGDVSEIIKSSHFYHLPHKLIFDTMVELYDQRRSFDVVILKDELLKKGNLDRAGGIENIVTILESVPTSSNATFYAEIIREKYILRELINLSNNILQRSSRGEVESEKLLEDAQKNIFELAQEKDKSEVVNIKQIVKNVFSQIRDKAERVTGLTTGLTRLDDLTGGLHPSQLVIVAGRPGSGKSSFALRLLDDIAMRGKKPVVLYTLEVTSEQIVKNLLCSTARINSTKLRSGMLSEEERRHILDVCGVLEDSPIFIDDTSGLSVFELRNRSRRLKSQHDIQLIIVDYLQLMRWEDADNREREIAYISSSLKGLAKELEIPVVAMAQLSREPERRPTSTKHPRPRLSDLRESGAIEQDADVVFLLYRDEMYNPDDETTKNKCDINIGKQRNGPSGENVPVAFLKEFYRFEDLTQEEVQMMEEDL; encoded by the coding sequence ATGGCGACAGAAACCATTCACAGTGCCAAAGTAACAACGGTTGGTGATTTTCAATATCCATATGATTTAAATGCCGAAAGTGCCCTGCTCGGTTCGCTGATTCTTGATAATAATCAGTTGGGTGACGTGTCCGAGATAATCAAATCCAGTCATTTTTACCACTTGCCTCACAAGTTAATATTTGATACGATGGTGGAATTGTATGACCAGAGGCGTTCTTTTGATGTAGTTATTCTTAAGGATGAGCTTCTAAAGAAGGGGAATCTTGACCGGGCTGGCGGAATTGAAAACATTGTTACCATTTTGGAATCGGTTCCGACATCCAGTAATGCTACATTTTATGCCGAGATTATCAGGGAAAAATACATCCTAAGAGAATTGATAAACCTTTCCAATAATATTCTGCAAAGAAGCAGCCGTGGAGAAGTAGAGTCGGAAAAACTACTGGAAGATGCCCAGAAAAACATTTTTGAACTTGCGCAGGAAAAAGACAAATCCGAGGTGGTTAATATCAAGCAGATTGTTAAGAATGTTTTCAGTCAAATTAGGGATAAGGCTGAAAGAGTTACCGGGTTAACTACTGGATTGACTAGATTAGATGATTTGACTGGTGGCTTGCATCCTTCTCAACTTGTTATTGTGGCCGGTAGGCCAGGGAGCGGTAAATCCAGTTTTGCACTACGTCTTCTTGATGATATTGCAATGAGGGGCAAAAAACCAGTGGTTCTATATACCCTTGAGGTTACATCCGAGCAGATAGTCAAAAATCTTCTCTGTTCCACGGCAAGGATTAACAGTACTAAATTGAGGAGTGGAATGCTTTCCGAAGAAGAGCGTCGTCACATTCTTGATGTCTGTGGCGTTTTAGAAGATTCACCAATTTTTATTGATGATACTTCAGGGCTTTCGGTCTTCGAGTTGAGAAACCGTTCTAGACGCCTGAAGAGCCAGCATGACATTCAATTAATTATTGTTGATTATTTGCAATTGATGAGATGGGAAGATGCTGATAACCGTGAAAGAGAGATAGCCTATATTTCATCATCTCTTAAAGGATTAGCCAAAGAACTTGAAATACCAGTAGTTGCAATGGCCCAATTAAGCCGGGAACCAGAGAGGCGGCCTACTTCTACTAAACACCCCCGACCTCGACTTTCAGACTTACGTGAATCTGGCGCCATTGAACAGGATGCGGATGTTGTTTTCCTTCTTTACCGTGACGAAATGTATAACCCGGATGATGAAACAACTAAAAATAAATGTGATATTAATATCGGCAAGCAAAGAAATGGTCCATCCGGCGAGAATGTCCCTGTTGCATTCTTAAAGGAATTCTATCGCTTTG
- a CDS encoding aminoacyl-tRNA hydrolase produces the protein MLIIIGLGNPGKKYELTRHNVGFMVIDKLACSEWYAGITKTFRLKEEYRSLVSKGTVSNEKVLLVKPQTYMNNSGTAAAVIAQNFSEPIDGLLVVLDDYNLPIGTVRFRREGSSGGHKGLQSIIGQLGDNKFHRLRVGIGLPDGVDPMNFVLDKFTVTEEKEIKQALNSAVEAIVFYIQNGIEKSMNKYN, from the coding sequence GTGTTAATTATTATAGGATTGGGTAATCCGGGCAAGAAATATGAATTGACTCGACACAATGTCGGGTTTATGGTTATTGACAAATTGGCTTGTTCCGAATGGTATGCAGGGATAACCAAAACTTTTCGGCTGAAAGAGGAGTATCGGTCGTTGGTGAGTAAGGGAACGGTCTCAAATGAAAAGGTTCTGTTGGTAAAGCCGCAGACCTATATGAATAATTCTGGGACGGCTGCGGCTGTTATAGCACAGAATTTTTCAGAGCCGATAGATGGTTTATTGGTAGTTTTAGATGACTATAACCTGCCGATAGGAACCGTTAGGTTCAGGCGTGAAGGTTCCAGTGGTGGCCACAAAGGATTGCAGTCAATTATCGGGCAACTGGGCGATAATAAATTCCACCGGCTACGGGTTGGTATTGGGTTGCCGGATGGTGTTGACCCAATGAATTTCGTGTTGGATAAGTTTACAGTGACAGAGGAAAAGGAAATAAAGCAGGCTTTAAATAGCGCTGTTGAAGCAATAGTGTTTTATATACAAAACGGCATTGAAAAAAGTATGAACAAATATAATTGA